The nucleotide window aagtttcaatttaaaacaTCCACCTAGAACCAACCCTAAACTTAAATTgtgataaaatattatattttaatagTATTAGTATTGTATCAGAATTGTCTTATGTATTGATGTATCAAATACAACTCAGATACAATTATGATACATTTATCATACAATCGTAATACAATTCCGAAACTTCTTCTTcctcgagtttcaatctgaaattcaaccTAAAACCAACTTTAAACTTACACAATCTCCCTTCAAATTAAGATATAAACTCTAAAGGATTTCACAATCGTTATCACAAATTCGTAAAATCCGAATATCTATTTCAAAGTTTCGAACTTTTTTAATGGTATGTCAATGGCAGACCTCTCTACTTGCAGTTTCAGAGATAATGTCGATGGATTTGTCAATAGTagaagctttttaatggttgttggTGGAATTGATTCAGAGAAATATATGATGCTACAATTTTAGAGAGATaatagtttgatttgtatgagAGAGAGATATTGGTGGATTTGTATAAAGAGAGAATGACTTTTAACTTTTTTTGAAATTAGGAAGAAAATCATGATTTTAGTAGGCTAAAGTTGATAGATGGGGATGAGAGATACGTTACAAATTAATTCCTATATTTAAGGGATCCTTCTTTTACTATATTTTGTACATAATAGTAAATATAGATACACAATGTAATTCTTAAGGAATCTAAAGAAAAGTGGTTAATAAGTTTCTAAtatagtatagctaggtaaaaatcCCAAATAAATACCCACCCAAATATCTTAAAGATACTGAAAAGAGGCAATCGTGGGAACTTCTTGTATTTTGTCCAATGTTTAATTTTATActgcataattttttttttctccaaGATATACCTTTAgtataatatatttatttcatcaatatgtcatatatattgtttaatgaaatatatatatgtatatattgtttaTACGTATATTATACATTGTATATCCattgtttaatatttaatatgtatactatgtatataatAGGTATATTTCTTGGATTAGTTTTACAATGAAATGTTATAAGATGTGTGTCTAACAATTATATTGATTGTATAATTAATGCAACAATATTTTTTTCTGGTAGGTTTGAAGACACAtacttatattatatataaatagtTGGTATATTTAATATATTGTATTATTTATGCTACTACAAAGCTAGTCCTTTATGGTTTTTTTTCTTCTAACTTTTGATGATTATCTAAAAGGAAGAAATAATGTTTGTgaagagagaaaataagttaATGAAATGAATGTAGTTAGCATTAATTAACTTTCATATATTTAGGAATTTTTTGGAATGGATGCATCATGTTGATATAGGGATTGAGAATAAAAAGGTTGTTATAGCGAGATTTTAGGCTTAAAAAAATGGGGGTTCCATTTCTGGCAGGAATTTGCTAAGATGGTAATTTTTTCATGGCTACAATTGAaatattcattttattacttaaAATCTGCAATTTTGTTTTCTACATTGCCTAGTTACGAAATCTTCTCTAAATTCTTTGTGTTTGCATGCAGAAGCCCAAAGCGAGAAACCAGCCCACGTGGAATTGGACCTCCGAGAGGAATATGCCCATGCCTTTAGAACCGAATCCTACGCTGATTTCTGGACACGTGTCCTTGCTTTAGGTGAAAAAATTACTTCCCCCACCAAAATTGTCGGCTCCACTTCAGCTGCTCGGCTTCCCTCTTACCGGCTTTTCGTGGAGCATCTTTTGGATCCGGATCAACCCACAGTTACTCGGATCCTGGCTTTGATCCAAACCCACCCACAAACTTACTCTCTACTATCCGAGTATTTTTCCCAAACTGCTGAAGCCTCATTACTCTGCAGTGTATTGCTAAAAAAAGTGGAAAGTACACGATCCAAATATAAATCACTTAAATTCACCTTAGACTCTCTCCAGAAAACACCATATTCACATGTGGACCCCATGCCCAAGATCCTGACCCGGTTAGCTAAATTCTGTAACTCCCTTAATCCATTTGTTTCATCTGCATCTTCATCAATCCAATTTCATGCCGTTCAAGCAAACTGCTCTCAGCTGCTAAAACAACTCGAGCTTAGACGAGACAAGACCAGAGCCAAACTACGTCTAATGAACAAACTCAAACGTGGCTCAGCTGTATTTCTCGTGGCTTTAACTGTCTCGCTTACAATAATTGTCGCGACTCATGCACTTGCCTTGCTAGTAGCGGCTCCTATTGTAATGGCGGCTTCATTCCAGTTCGCGTCGAGTAAGAAGCTAGCAAGCTGGTCAGCTCAGCTTGACATAGCTGCAAAAGGGACCTACATTTTGATTAGAGACTTGGATACTATAAGCAGGCTAGTGGGTCGGCTAACTGATGAATTAGAAGATTTACAAGCCATAGTTCGATTTTGGCTCGAGCGAGGTGGAGATCCTGTTCAACTTCAACTTCAAGCCAGTGGGGAAGTAGCGCGCCAATTGAAAAAGAATTATGCAAGCTTTGTGGAGCA belongs to Nicotiana tabacum cultivar K326 chromosome 6, ASM71507v2, whole genome shotgun sequence and includes:
- the LOC107764511 gene encoding UPF0496 protein At3g49070; translated protein: MKIKFRPALRKYFAWNEAQSEKPAHVELDLREEYAHAFRTESYADFWTRVLALGEKITSPTKIVGSTSAARLPSYRLFVEHLLDPDQPTVTRILALIQTHPQTYSLLSEYFSQTAEASLLCSVLLKKVESTRSKYKSLKFTLDSLQKTPYSHVDPMPKILTRLAKFCNSLNPFVSSASSSIQFHAVQANCSQLLKQLELRRDKTRAKLRLMNKLKRGSAVFLVALTVSLTIIVATHALALLVAAPIVMAASFQFASSKKLASWSAQLDIAAKGTYILIRDLDTISRLVGRLTDELEDLQAIVRFWLERGGDPVQLQLQASGEVARQLKKNYASFVEQLDELEEHLYLCFMTINRARNLVITEIMNSGHPNSAPYLLPKE